The Lemur catta isolate mLemCat1 chromosome 17, mLemCat1.pri, whole genome shotgun sequence genome segment ttttattgaatttttttccatgaaaattttttttttgtattacatttttacCTTTCTGCTGGCTTGGAATCTACACACTTTCTTTTAAATGGCTAATGACGTTTTACCTTGCAATTTCAGCATAAGAAGACCTAATGTTAGACGATATCTTAACCCCTCTCCCCAAAATAGAAAAGGCCCAGAGCACTGTGACTCTGATGACCCTCTGCACAACTTGTGGGCTATTGCTGTCCagtatttcagttttcttcttattAGACTGttcctttcattattattttatacaatgtTTGCTTGGAGTCACATATGTACATTGGACTATAGTCCTCACACAGTATCcctgggggattggttctaggacctctGAGTTCACCAAAATccgcagatgctcaagtctcagatacaaaatggcatagtattttgCACACAACCTACACACACCCTCCCACACACTTTAAATCATCCCTAGAGTACTTatagtacctaatacaatgtaaatgctatgcaaatagttgtattgttttaaattttgtattatttttattgttgtatccttgttttcttttgttttggagacagggtctcgctctgtcacccaggctagagtgcagtggcgtcatcatagcttactgcaacctccacctTCGGGgttcaagcaagcctcctgcctcagcctcccgagtagctgggactacaggcgccaccgCGCGGGGCTACTTTTCCCACTTTTAGCAGAGaggagacgggatcttgctcttgctcaagctggtctccaactcctaagctcaagcgatcctcctaccccGGCCTCCCAAAGCGCCAGGATTACAGGCTCACGTGATCCACCGCGCCCTGacgttgttttggtttttttaaaaatattttcaatccgcAGCTGGTTGAACCCACGCACGCAGAGTCCGCGGATCCGCTGCTCCGGCGGAGCCTGGGGCCACCTTGGGCCATCTTGGACCCTGCGCTCCCTCTGCGCCCCTCACCCAACCCAGCCAGCCCGGCACAGAGCTTCGCCGCCGCAGGCACCCGGGCCCGACCCCTCCCCGCCGCCCGGCCACCCAGGGACTGAGCCCGAGGCCACCTGACCAGCCTCCCGGCGTCCGCCGCCCTCGGGCTGTTCCGGCTCCGGCCCGACCTGCTCGGAGCCGACCAAGACAGGGGGCTCGACGCACACCCACGCCGGGACCAAGCGTTCCTCGGAGAGCTTTTCCCGAATTCAGTCGCTCGGTCCCCACGACCACCTCTGCGGTGGGACAGCTGCCGGGACCAGGCGCGGGGGGCCGTGCGGTCCCgcccctcccctgtcctgccGAGGGCCCGCCCCGCGGCGGCGATCACGTGGGGCGCGTCCGGACCGCGACCCGGAGGCGGAACCCGCCGGCTCCCGGAGGGCCGAGGCGCGCGCTGACCCGAGTGGGCCGTGCAGGTCCGGGGACTCCCCGCCCCCAGCGGCCCCGCACCCCAGCCGTGTGACTCCCGCGACCTCGCGACCCCGGAGCCCCGGTCATGCGACCCTCGCCACCCCGCGACCCGGCCATGCGAGCTCCGCGGTCCCGCGCCGCCCGCGCCAGGGTCGTGTGCCCCCGCGCCGCGCTGCTTGCGCTCCTGGCTGCGCTCCCGGCCGCCCTGGCTGAAGCCCCGCACCTGGTGCGCGTGGACGCGGCCCGTGTGCTGCGGCCCCTGCGGCACTTCTGGAGGAGCACGGGCTTCTGGTGAGCGCTCTACgcagggaaactgaggacagAGCGTCCCACCCGCCCCTATCCCCACGCTCGCTCTTCCCAAACCCGGAGAGCCCACCCTGCCACTGGTCTCTGGGACCCTCTTGTCGCATCTTGGGAGACCCTCGGGCTCGCTTGCCTGTGGTCTTCAGTACAGTAGGTGCTCCCTAGAGAGGAGGGAACCCCTTGCTCCTCCATGTGCCATCCACCCCCTGTGGtggaggcctggggcagccctgAGCTTCCCCAGTGGCCACTAGGAGACTGAAGAAGCTTGTGGCTGCCCCCAGGGTCTCAGGACACTGCTTGTCTTGAGGCAGACCATGGGGGGCAGCCCCAGGGGTGTCAGATGTCCCTGCAGTGGGACCTGACTGCTGTCCTGTGTGTCCCCAAGCCCCTCAAAGTAGGCTGAGAGTCTCCTGTATGGCAGGGCAACTGGTGGGGTTGGAACACGGTCTTCTGTCCTGTGGGAGCTCCCTTCCCTGACAAGACAAGACTTCACAACGTTCCTGGCATTAGGGTCATTTTATTATTCACTGAGTGGACAAGCACCAATCCATCACCTGGAGCCCACACCGGTCATGGGTCCTGGATTTATAGGAGCCAGATGTGTAGAGAGGCTGTACTGCTGGGCAGGGCCCAAGGCTCAGGACTAACACAGCCACCCCTTCTGTTCCCAGTCCCCCGCTGCCACACAACCAGGCTGACCAGTACGTCCTCAGCTGGGACCAGCAGCTCAACCTCGCCTACGTGGGTGCTGTCCCTCACAGAGGCATTGAGCAGGTTCGGACTCACTGGCTGCTGGACCTCGTCACAGCCAGGTGGGTGGTGTAGGGGTGGGCCTCCTGGGGCAGCTGGCCAGAGTCTGCCTTACAGAAAAGATGGCGAGGCCAAGTGAGGAAGCCAGACTGGCCTCATGCTGTGTCGGAcagtgtggggctggggctgctgcttgGAAGACCCATTGCCCTTACACTTCCTGTCACAGCATCCtgttggggaggggggtgggaggaCATTCTCACTGGCTGTGCTCCAGGGGGGCCTGTGGGGCAGTGTGTGCTGGGGACAACTGCTAAATGGGGCACAGCTGGCTTCCCCCTGGAGATCACCTTGGAGGTTCAGGCCTGCTTGGTGTTGTGTGGCATGTGGCTTTGTGTGCCAGGCCTGAGTGCTGGGCTGAGGTTCTGTTGCTCACACCACCTTTGGCCCTGACACTGGACCTCCTTCCCTGGAGCAGGCTGTCACCCTGAGGCTGAGgcacagggcaggagagggggccGGGCACTTGGGTGTGGAGGGCTTAGAGAAACATAGAGCTCCTCATGCCCTTGGCCAGAGTCGGCAGCCTCTACCCCGTGGGGCAGAGGCTGGCCAAGCCCTGGGATAGTGTGTCCTTTTGGCACCTTGGAGCCTGCATGATTTGCAGGGGCCTTTGTTCAAATAAAACAGTGACACAGAGTGTCAGGTCAGGCACAGCACTTCTGGGCTCAGGCCGAGGGACTTCATGGGTGGCTGGCATCATGGCCAAGCTGGCATCCTGGGGGCAGCGCTTGTCTCAAAGGTGAAGGATCTTGACTATTGAGTGTCTGGGGTCCTTGTGTGTGATCAGAGtgcccctttccccttccccagtTGGGGTTCCCTGGTTTCCCAGGGCAGAGGTGGTGCAAGAGTGCACCTCTCTGATGACTCCAGCCCTTGGCATCGCTCCCCGGGAAGGATCTCAGCGATGGCTGCAGATCTGCACTGCAGGCTCCCAGGAGGGAGTAGTGAGCAGGCCCTGGCCCTGCTAGAGGGTGGAGTCGGCAGCCACCAGCTCCCCACGGCGGGCTCGTGCCGCCAAAACGGCACTGTGCACACTGTGGAACAGCTGTTCCTCCTCAGCCATGTCCCCCTCGTCCTCCCTGAGGAAGCCACCTCTCCCCAGAGCATCCCTCACTGGGGGGCTACAACAGGCCAGGAGCAGGCTGATGCCCAGGGCCTCATAGTCTTGGCGCAGACCCTGCAGTGTGGCCATGCCAGTCGTGTCCAGGAACAGCAGTGGGGCACAGTCAATGACCACCGTGTGGAAGCCAACCACTGTGGGCACCAGCGCGGCCGTGCTGCTCCCGGAGCCATCTTTGCTCTCGACAGGGTCTCTTTCGGCAGCCTTCGCCTCTGAGCCCTGTTCCTTCCTTCTGGCGGCCAAGCGCCCTGCGTCTAGCCCCGTGAGGCTGTAGAGGGACTGCAGGAAGAAGTCCTTGTTGGCATAGTAGAGTGGCCCTGAGAAGCGGAACACCTGGACCCTGGGCTCGGGGATGAGGCCCTCAAATTCTGTGGCATCCTCATAGAAGGCCGAGTCCCCGATGCGGGCGAGCAAGGCGGCATGTGGGCGCTGTGTACGGCCCACCAGGCTGAGCAGCGAGAGGATCACGCCGGCCAGCAGCCCGGCCTCAGTGCTGACCAGCACACAGGTGGCCGCAGTGCCCATCCAGACCAGCGCGTCAGCTGGGCTCAGCCGCCACAGCCGAGGGAGATCCCTCACCTTGCGCAGGGCCCCACGCAGGCTGACGACAATGACGCACGCCAGGACGCTCCGCTGCAGGTCCTGGAACAGTGGTGCCagcaccagcagcaccagcagcaccaCAGCGGCACTGACCACGCTGGACAGCTGCGTCCGGCAGCCGGTGGAGGTCTTCACCAGGCTCTTGGCAAGAGCAGCACTGGTGGCAAAGCAGTGGAAGAAAGCAGGCAGCACGTTGCAGCAGCCCACGGCCAGCAGCTCCTGGTTAGCGCGGATGGAGTAGCCATGGTTGTGGGCAAACATCTCTGCCAGTGAGATGGAGAAGGCCGAGCCGACGAGGGCCAGGGCCACGGCGTCCAGGGCCACACGCTGCATCAGCTCTGGGTCTGGCACCCGTGGAGCCACAAAGCCAGTGGGGATGTTGCCAGCCACGCTTGAGCCAAAGCGCTCGTGGAGCTGCCCAAAGTGGGACACAAGTGTGGCCACCACGATGACCAGAAGTTCTGTGGGCAGCGGTACCCTCAGGCGGTGCCGGCAGCGGTCTGAGACCTCCTTAGCAGCCAGCAGCACTGCCAGACACACGGTGCTGGTGACCACATCGCACACGTTGGCCTGGCTGGCGCTGCGCAGCAGGCTTAGCCACGTGCtgaccaccatgcccggcccctgGTGCCGAGGCATCCGCACGCCCAGCAGGTGCCTGAGCTGCGAGGTCAGGATGGTCACGGAGGCCCCCATGGCAAAGCCGTCGAGCAGCGGCTGCGAGAGGTAGGCGGACACGAAGCCCAGCTGGAGGACGCCCATAAGGACCTGTGGACAGAGTGTGATCAGGCCAGCAGGCTGTCCAGCAGGAGCTGCGTGCCCTGCCACTGGCACCTGGTGTGGCCTGAGGGGCACGGTCACAGCACAGAGCCTGACGACCCACTGCTTTAGCTACGTGTTTTCCAAATCAGGCTCCTCCTGTGGCCTCCTGTGTTCCTGCACTGCACACTTGCACACACGCCAGCGGACACACGCGTGGGTGTTACATGTGTACACCGTTGGCCACGGACACTCACTTCTTACCCTCTCGCGTGCACAGGAGccagttttatttcagaattgagGCCTCTGGGCTCTAGGCATTAGAAAAGcctttcttcctgtttcctgcACATGGCACTGACCCCCATTGCCCTCCCGTGCAGACATGGAGCCGACGGGGAACTGGGGTGGACAGGCCTTAGGTAGGAGATAGCCAGGTGTGGGGAGGCTGCAGGAAGGCATCCCTGTCCCCTGGGTTCCACCTGGGTCAGAAAGCTCAGGAGGCCACGTGGGCCACAGTCTGGCTTGGCTCCAAGGACCCCTCCCCGCTGCACCCTCAGCCCTCAGGTGTTGGTGCCTTGCCCTGGGATGCTCTTGCATGCCCAGCTCCACCTGTGCCTTGCTCTGTCTTCTCCAAGGCCCCAGCCTGTCCTCCAGACCTGACCCCATATTTCCTCCCAGTCTTGCCCCTGTGGTAGGTGATGGGCACCTAAGACGGGGGGTGCCCTCAGCGGCCGAGTGGCCCATCTTTACCCCCATGCAGCTGGCTCCTCACCTGGTAAACCCCAGCCACCAGCGTGAGGGCAGTGGCGACGCGGATGGCGTAGCAGTCCCGCCCGCAGTCAGGTGGCCCAAGCACCAGCGTGGTAGCTGAGTTGTTGAGGTCGCTGCCATTGGCTCTGGGCCCCGGGCTGTCCTGGGAGGGGTCGAAGCCAGCCAGCTGGAGCTCGCGGTCAACGACCTGCCCCACCATGAGGCAGAGCAGACTGAAGATGCCCACAGAGACGTGGCGCGAGGTGCCCATGAGGAAGTAGATGAGGTTGGCGAAGAAGGACGTGTACAGGCTGTAGATGGGCTGCAGCCCGGCTAGCAGCGAGTAGGCAATGGCCTGTGGCACCAGGATGATGCCAATGACTAGACCTGACATGATGTCACCTGCCAGGTACTCCTGCGGGCGGTACTGGCGCAGCCAGCGCGTGGCAGGGACCAGGTCCTGCACCAGTGCCCTGGCTCGCGGCAGGCTGCACATGCAGCTCCGCAGCAGCCTGGCCTTCAGTGTTTTGTGCAGACCCTGGGGCGTCGGGGGCTGCCGTCGGACCAGCACCAGCCCCCTGCCTTGCTGCAGGGGCTCAGAGGACACCTCCATCCTGCAGCGCCAGGCCCCTCAGGCCCACCTGCAACAAAGAAGTGGGCATGGCCTTGGGGTCCCAGGGCCTGTGTCTCAACAAAAAAGTCTCAGGCAGGGGCAAGTGCTGCTGCTGCCCAGGGCAGGGTTCAGAGGTTGCCCTGCTCTCAGAAGCTGAGGGGACTGGGTCAGGACCTGGTGCTGAGCCCCTCCCAACAGCATGGGCCAGACCCCATACCCTGTCTGGATGGACATCAGGTCCTGCTCACTCCAAGGTTCCTTCCATCTGTGGGGTGAGACATGATTACGACAATGGGCCACATGCCTGGGGTGTGCCAAGCTCAGTGGTGCTGAGGGGTGGCCCGGCAGAGCTCTGCAGTTCCTGCCTGAAATCTGCCGGGAGcctcctgccactcacctccccAATGGAGGGAGCAGGCCGGGCCACCTCACACATGTGCTTCAAGTCAGCCCGTCAGAGACCCAGACACGGTGAACACACCTGAGCCTTTGCTGCTTCCAGTCCACCTCCCTGGCCTGGCAAAGGGCCCTGCTGTCCACCCCATGCCCGCACTGGaaccctctcccctctcccatccaAACCAGTGCCTGCTCCCCTATGGACACTTGCAGCTGGCCCCTCCATCACCTCTGCACTTCGGGCCCTGGGACTGGCAGAGCACATACAGGAAGGGGGTCTCCTCGTGTGCCTGCCAAGCCTTGTGGATACTGGGGCCCCAAATCTGCCAGGGGAGTGGCACTAGGGCCAGCTGGGAGGAAAGTTGGGGTGACTAGAATCCATCTCCCCCGTCCAGGGTGTTCTGGGACATGGGGGCCCTTGCTAGGTACGTGCCCAAGGCCCTGACCAGTCCACGCAGTGCACAGGCATGCCGCACTGTCCCTCAGGGCAGCCTCCCAGAGGGGGCCCAGTCTTCTGCAAACAGCCACCCCAGGCGAGCAGAGCTAGAAGGGCACCTGCTGACATTTTCTTTGCGTTCAGAGAGCACCACTGCGTCAGGGAGGCGGTGCCTAGAGGCCAAACTGATCGCGTACGTGGCCCGGGTCTGCTCTGCCCTGTTTACAGGCTCCAAAgtacttctgtttttaaaactccCTGCATAGCGGTGTTGACCAGATGTTCTTTGCTCCCTCAGAGCCCAGGACACAGGCCTGGAGACTCCCTGGGGAGTGGGGGCAGTGATGGCCCCAGCCTGGCAGGTCAGTGCAGGCTGGCTGGGTACAGCCCGTGTGGGCTCCGGAACGGTAGGTGCTAGCCCTGTAGGGAACGTGATGAGAGTTGTGTCCTCTTCATCTGAAGACCCCACCACACAGG includes the following:
- the SLC26A1 gene encoding sulfate anion transporter 1, translated to MEVSSEPLQQGRGLVLVRRQPPTPQGLHKTLKARLLRSCMCSLPRARALVQDLVPATRWLRQYRPQEYLAGDIMSGLVIGIILVPQAIAYSLLAGLQPIYSLYTSFFANLIYFLMGTSRHVSVGIFSLLCLMVGQVVDRELQLAGFDPSQDSPGPRANGSDLNNSATTLVLGPPDCGRDCYAIRVATALTLVAGVYQVLMGVLQLGFVSAYLSQPLLDGFAMGASVTILTSQLRHLLGVRMPRHQGPGMVVSTWLSLLRSASQANVCDVVTSTVCLAVLLAAKEVSDRCRHRLRVPLPTELLVIVVATLVSHFGQLHERFGSSVAGNIPTGFVAPRVPDPELMQRVALDAVALALVGSAFSISLAEMFAHNHGYSIRANQELLAVGCCNVLPAFFHCFATSAALAKSLVKTSTGCRTQLSSVVSAAVVLLVLLVLAPLFQDLQRSVLACVIVVSLRGALRKVRDLPRLWRLSPADALVWMGTAATCVLVSTEAGLLAGVILSLLSLVGRTQRPHAALLARIGDSAFYEDATEFEGLIPEPRVQVFRFSGPLYYANKDFFLQSLYSLTGLDAGRLAARRKEQGSEAKAAERDPVESKDGSGSSTAALVPTVVGFHTVVIDCAPLLFLDTTGMATLQGLRQDYEALGISLLLACCSPPVRDALGRGGFLREDEGDMAEEEQLFHSVHSAVLAARARRGELVAADSTL